GTTCCTCGCCGAGCATTCGCGTGGCTTCTCGGCTAGTAGTATGGGGTCCCAGCAGGGCCTCTCGTCTAGGCAGGCGTCTCGCGGCTCTATGACACCCCTGGCTGCGAGCTCCAAGACCCACGCCACCCAGTAGCCGGCCTCGATGGCGTCTACGCCGGCCTCGTCGGCTAGCTCTACGAGGCGCCGCGTCTCCTCGAAGACTATGATTGCCGAGAATGGCCCCAGGGCGTTGAAGGGCTCGTAGTCCACCTTTGTGCCCTTCACTAGCTTCTTACAGTTAGCCGGGCATGGCTCGCCGCACGTCCTCCACTTCTTTGGGTTCGTGCCCGCCTCCTCCTGGAACGGTTTCCAGAAGTACTCGGCGACCGCCTCGTATAGTTTGAGGCGAGCCACCTTCTCGAGGTAGACGCTCGCATAGCCCAGCATGGGGATTAGGTCGCGGTAGTGCACGTAGTTGACGCCAAAGGTGCCTCCGGTGCCGAGCCTCTCGTCAAAGCGGTACTTTCTGGTCTTCTCGGTGACTAGTTTACCGTAGGGCTCGCCGGCTACACTCCGTGCGATACTCTCTATGAGCTTGCGGTTCGATAGTCGCGGGTTGATGGACTCGGGGCGCCACGTGCCACCCGCCACGATACCCACTATGCCATGGGCACGTGCCATCACTGTCCCAGGGCCGCCCCTCCCAGCGACGTCCACAAAGCCCCGGATGACCTCGAGCGTGACGGGGTCATAGTGCACGGCTACTATCGCGCCAGCGCGTGTTGTTAGGGAGGCGGGCCCCGCGACCAGCACAACAGGCTTCAGGGTCTTGAAGAGGTCGCGGTGCTCGGCTATCAGGTGCCCAGCCAGGGAGTATACCCCGCACTTGCCGTACACCCTCCACACGTCGGTTCCGAGCGCTTCTACGGTGACACGCTTGACTCCAGTCTCGTCACCCTCTATGATGAGCACGCTGGGCTCCTTGGCCGCCCCTCGTATGACGATAGCGTGCGCCCCCATACCCCTCATCTTGTAGCCTATGCCGCCTACCGTACTAACATGGAGAGTGCGTGACAGTGGGCTCCTGAATACCGCGACACCCCTGTTCGACCCGAAGAGGGGCGAGCCTGTGAACGGCCCGAGGCCAAGAACGAGCGTGTTGCAGGGGGCGAGTGGGTCACACCTCCACGTCTCATCCCTATAGTGCACCTCGATGCCCAGGTCGACCGGGCCTAGTATCTCGCCGAGAGGGTGCTCGACCAGCCTCCAGGAGCCGGTCGAGACGTCAACCTCTATAACACGGTAGGTTTGCAAGTATGGCCCCTGGTGTCGCTACCCGCTGCTAGTTAAAGCGGGCTAGGGTTAAGGTCGCCATGCCAACCTCCTGGAGGCTCACGGCTGTCGCGGTGCACCTCTCGCTGCTGGAGATGGAGCGTGTCAAGCCCGCCGCGTGGGCAGCTAGGAGGGTGTTGAAGAGGCTCGGCTTGGCGGGCAAGCCTGTTGACAGGTTTGTGACCGGTGTGGTTACCGGGGTTGCTAGGAGCATCGGCCTCGTTGACCGTGTGTGCGAGAGGCTCTGGCCCGGGGTTTGCCAGGGGAACCCCCGGGCTAGGGCGGCGCTGAGGGCTCTCGTCTACATCGCTCTTATCGATGATAAGATGAGGGGCGTTGCTCGCGAGAAGCTTCTCGAGGAGCTCTCGAGGATCGCGACAAAGACGGCTGGCATCAGTGATCCGCTGGGGAGGCTGCGGGGTGTTAAGCTCGAGGATGTGGCGGACCCCGTGGAGGCTAGGTGGAGGGTCGCCAGGTGGATCTACGAGGGGCTTGTCGAGGCCTGGGGGAGGGACGAAGCGGAGAGCATCCTAGGCTGGTTTAGCGGGGGGAGGAGCATCCACTGGCTGCGCGTTAACACGCTCAGAGTTGACGATCCAGAGCGGGTCATCGGGGCGGTGTTGGGCTCTGCCCGTGGTAGGGCTAGCGTGAGCCGCCGAGTGCCCAATGTCGTTGCAGTGAGGGGGCCTCTCCCCCAGCCCGTCACCCACATGTTGGATGAGGGTATCCTCGTGGCGCAGGATGAGTCTGCGGCTGCCGCGCCCTACCTGCTACGCCCCAAGCCTCGCGAGACGATAGTCGATATGTGTGCGGCGCCAGGGGGCAAGACGAGCCTCCTCGCGGAGATAACGAGGCTACGCGCCAGGATCGTCTCGGTGGAGGTCAGCGCGTCTAGAGCCAGAGCTATGCGCGAGAGACTCGAGAGGCTAGGCGCGGATAACGTGGAGGTGCTCGTGATGGATGGTAGGAGGGCACCGGAGGAGCTCGGGGAGGGCATTGCTGATGCCGTCCTCCTTGACCCCCCGTGCACATCCACCGGCGTCCTCGACAAGAGCCCAGACGCCAGGTGGCAAGAGCCGGAGGCCCTCGAGAGGCTATCGAGGCTCCAGTGGGAGCTGCTAGAGGCGTCCTGGAGGCTGCTGAGGAGAGGCGGGAGACTACTCTACGTCACTTGTAGCCTACTCCCCGAGGAGAACGAGGAGATAATCAAGAGGTTCCTCGCTGAGCATCCCGAGGCAAGGCTAGAGCCGCTGCACTCACCCTACGAGCCCAGCCCCCTCCTCCCCGGAGCGATGAGAGCGTGGCCACACCGCCATGAGACCGGTGGCATGTTCTACGCGCTGCTCTGGAAGCGTTGACCCCCAGCCGCCTTAAACGCGGTTCCAGCGGCTAACGGTGTTGTGGGGGGCCCACTCGTGCCGGAGAGGATACGCTTCGGACCAGCGGGTAAGCCGGTCGGCATGAAGAGTGGCGACTATGTCAAGGCTATCGAGTATGTGGCGAACGAGGGTCTCGACGCACTCGAGTATGAGGCGGTGCGCGGCGTGCGTATCAGCGAGAAGAAGGCTGTTGAGATAAAGAGGGCTGCCTTGGAGCACGGTATCCTTCTCTCGATGCACGCGCCCTACTTCATCAACCTAGCGTCGCCCAACGAGGACACCGTTAAGAAGAGCCAACAGAGGCTTCTCGACGCGCTCAAGGCGGCTAACTGGATGGGCGCCTATGTGGTCGTCTTCCACCCGGGCTACTACAAGGACAACCCGAGTAAAGAAGCCGCCCTCAAGAGGGTGATCGAGAACCTGAAGCCCGTTGTAGAGCAGGCTAAGCAGCTCGGGATCAAGGGTGTCGAGCTGGGCCCCGAGACTACCGGGAAGAGAGCCCAGGTCGGCGATATAGACGAGGTGATCACAATCTGCAGGGAGGTTGAGATGTGCCGCCCGGTGGTAGACTGGGCGCACATCTACGCCAGGTACCGGGGCCAACACGTGACCAGCATCGACCAGGTGCTCAAGGTGATAGAGAAGATTGAGAAGGAGCTTGGGAGTCGCGCTGTCAACCCGCTACACACTCACTTCTCGCGCATCGAGTACGGGGAGGGAGGAGAGAGGGAGCACCATACGCTCGACGAGGCGGAGTATGGACCGGAGTTTAGGATAGTGTGTGAGGCTTACAAACAAGCCGGGATACGCGCAGTGATAATCTCGGAGAGCCCGATACTAGACCAGGACGCACTCAAGATGAAGAAGATTTGTTGCGAGGAGCTAGGCTACTGCTAGGTGGGCGCATGCCACGCCTCCGCCTACTCCTAGACGCGCCCGACCCCCAAGCATACCTTGAGATGATACGAGAGCTACGCAGATGCTCACAGTGCATCACGGTGCCCATGGGCCGCGAGACAGGATGGCTAGTCATAGCGAGGGGCACCGCACTCGCAGTCATAACGCCCAGCGAGGCAAGCCTCTACGCGCCCACCCTGCACTCGCCGACACCCACACTACAAGTCGTGATAGAGGTTGAGGGGGAGGCGCTGGATGTCGCAACCCTAGCCAACATGATAGTCGAGACCGCGTGGAAACACGGCCTCAAGATACGCCCGATGCCATCACGCTAACCCAACCCTTATAAACCCGAGCTATCATTCGACCTTCATCTCGGGTTTGGGGCCGTCGTCTAGCCTGGACTAGGATGCCAGCCTGGGGCGTGGAGCCCCGCGCCGGGGTCCACCCGGATCGCTGGTGGCCCGGGTTCAAATCCCGGCGGCCCCACCACTCTCTTCAACATCCATCACATTTAGACGACATGATTCTAACCCATGGTTTGATTTTGAAGCTAGCTCCCGTTTACCCTACAGCCATGAGATAACAAGGAAAGCGAGAACGACACAATACCTCGTCAAGCCAGACAGTGTGGTTCACGCTACCTCTTCTGACACCATTGTTGCCTTAGGCGGTGTTGTACGTCGAAGTCTCTTAGCGTCGAGTATTAGCGCCCCGGCTAGCCCAGCTAGCCGTGCTACTGTCGCGTAGGGCTCTGCTAGCATGTATGATGCTGCCTCAAGCATAGCTGGTAACAGTAGTCTCTCGTCGCGTAGTAATAGCGTTGCGGTGATTAGCGTTGATGCCTTGTCGCCTAGCAGGGCTAGCACCGCGTAGGGCGTCGTTGGTGTATACCTCGCTATGCCTATTGTCGCTGCTGCCGCAATAGCCGCTAGTATGTGCTCCACTGGCGGAGGCTGCGCTATCCCAGCAATCCTTGCAAACGCGTACATCACGATTGCCGCTGCTAGTGTCGCGCGCCTCTCGCTGGCGAGTGGCAACGCTGCTACACTGGGGTAGACGAGGGGCAGTACCAGTGTTAGCCACGGCGCCTCTAGCATGGAGAGTGTCTCCAGGAGGAGTGTTGTGGCTGGTAGCGCGTAGCCCGTTGCCAGCATGGTCAGCGCTACACTACGCGGGTCTAGCCTCCTCCATAGCGCCGCTGTCGACGCTAGTACAGCAGTACTTGCGAGCACCAGGACCACGTCTATCTTCGATGATGGTGGTTGCGAGAGTAGGCCCGTGCCTACACCCCACCCGTTAACAGCGAGCACAGCGAGTATCGCGGCTAGCGGGGCACCCCTAGGCCCCATAAGCCTGGCCACCATCCCGACCTCCGGCGTTACGCGCCATGCGACCAACCCCCTCCTGACTAGCGCTGGGAGAACGCCAGCATAGCACAAGCCTATGGCGACCGCCGTGGCCGCTATGGCGGCCGGCTCGGCGACCGCCACGTAGAACGAGTAGAGCGTATGGTTCCCGCCGATATAGACGAGCGTCATGAGAAGGAGGAAGAGCGGTTCTATCGAGGCTATGAGTGCGAGTGAGGGTAGCGCAGGAGCAGCCGCAAGGAGTATCAGGGAGGATGCCAGACCGGAGATCATGATTGCGGGGTTAGGCGAGGCGACTATCTTTGGTTCGATGCTTAGGGTGAAGCCGGGGCCTCCCGTCAACCAGTCGAGTGGGTTGTTAGCGACTGGGCCCGGAGGCCTGCTCGTGAGGAACCACTCGAGTCCGTTGATAGTCTCTTTGGCTAGCCTGTCGGGGCCCATGGCGGCGACTAGAGGCAGGTAGACCACCGCCGCTGCGACAATGACGAGTATGATGCCTCTCAGGGTGCTACGGTACTCTCTGGTGGATAGCCTGTCCCAGAGGAGGATAGCGGCTAGGAAAACAATGCCGGTGTACTTGGTGAGCGTCGAGAGAGCGGCTAGTATGTAGGCTGCTCGTCTCTTCCCGGCTGCCGCGGCAGCCAGAGCCAGGTAGCCGAGGCCGAGCGTGAACGGCTCTAGTATGGCGAATCCAGCCACTCCAGCTATGCTGGAGCGCCCCGTCGCGACCGCGACTAGCGCCAGAGCAACGAGCCCGGCCGCTATCCCTGCAGACACGCCCCCGGCCGCAATTGCGATGTACACGGTTGTTGCTGTGAGTGCGGCAACGCCGAGCACCGCTAGGGTCGAGGATGGTAGCCTCCAGTAGGCGGGGCAATCGCCCAGGAGGCTCATCGATATGCCTATGAGGTACTTGGCGAGCGGCGGGTGCTCGAGGTTGAGGTACGAGCCTATGTTGTCCTTATCCGGGTAGGTGTAGCAGCATCTTGTAGCCGTGGCGCCGTATTCTCCCTTCACCGGCCAGGGTAGCACCGCAGCAGTCGCGTTGTAGTATAGGGTTGCGTTGGGCGGCGCTCTTGCCAGCATGGCGGCTGTACTGTTGTAGAATAGCGTAGCGTAGGCCTTGCCGCCGCATGGGCGCGGGGTTAAGCCTAGGATGTAGTCGAGGTTCCTCGCGGCGGAGACGTACCATACCTCGTCGCTGACATACCTATCCAGGAGTGTGGCATTGTAGGATGTCGCGACAACATAAGCCCCGTGGACCAGGCCCGCCGCGAGCGCAAAGAGCAGCACGATGAGCTTAGCGCGTCTAGAGGCTCCACCCAATACTCTTAGCCCTGGGGCACCGGGTACAGCCAACCCCTATCAACAAACATGCCACCAAGAAGCACTCCAATAGCGTCTTGTTGTAGAGGTCCCGGTGGTCATGGTTCCCCTTGCTTTAAGGGGGTGTGGGTGGTGTCCACGCCCGGGTAACCAGGTTTTGCCGAGCCACGATGACGTTAAGATAGGCCTTGAGATACACGTGCAACTGACCAGGTTGAAAACCAAGCTGTTCTGCAGCTGTAGCGCCGATTATCGCGGTGCGCCCCCAAACACCCACGTGTGCCCCGTGTGTCTCGGGCTGCCGGGTAGCCTCCCGGTCGTCAACGAGGAGGCTTTGAAGCTCGCCATAATGACGTGCCTCGCCCTCAACGGCAAAGTCGCACGCGAGCTGCGCTTCGTGCGCAAGCACTACTTCTACCCGGATCTGCCGAAGAGCTACCAGATAAGCCAGTATGATGGTCCCGGCGGCGAGCCGATATGCAAGGGTGGCTGGGTCGAGTACGAGTATAAGGGCGAGCGGAGGAGGGCAAGGATACGCCGCATTAACCTCGAGGAGGATCCAGGCAGGATAGTCCTGCCGGGCGCAGTGAGCCCAAGGCTAGCCCCCTACGTCCTCGTCGACTATAATCGTAGCGGTGTCGCACTCCTGGAGATTGTGACTGAGCCGGACTTCCGCGAGCCGGGTGAGGCCAGAGCGTTTCTAGAGAAGCTGCGGAGCATCCTCGAGCACCTGGAGGTATGCGACTGTGGCCTCGAGGGCGCGTTGAGGGTAGACGCTAACGTGAGCGTTGGGGGCGGGGCGAGGGTAGAGATCAAGAACATCGGGTCTATCCGTGACGTTGAGAGGGCGCTTGCCTACGAGATAGCTAGGCAGAAGAAGCTGCTTGAGGCTGGTGGCACCGTCCGTAGGGAGACGAGGCACTGGGACCCGGTGAGGAGGGTAACGTACACTGCACGCGCCAAGGAGTACGAGGAGGACTACCGGTACATGCCTGACCCGAACCTGCCCCCAATCCCGATACCAGAGAGTCTCGTTGAGAAGATACGCGCTGAGATGCCAGAGCTACCCGACCAGCGCCTCGAGAGGATGACAAGGCAATACGGAATACCAGCGCACATCGTGAGACAGATGCTCGTCTGGAAGAAGCTCGCCGACTTCTACGAGGATGTTGTGAAGCTGTACCCCGAGAACCCCTCGAGAACCGCAGCGTTCCTCGTGAACGATATGCTCGGGTGGCTAAAGGAGAGCGACCTGGCAGAGCTCTACACGAGAGTCAAGCCAGAGCACGTAGCCAAGCTCATGAGGATGCTCGACGAGGGCAAGATATCACTGAGGCAGGCCAAGGAGCTGATAAAGCCGCTTCTCGAGACCGGCGAGGACCCAGAGAAACTCGCAGAGAAGCTAGGCATGACCAGGATAACCGACGAGAGCTACCTACGCCAGGTGGTAGAGAAGGTCATACGCGAGAACCCGAAGGCAGTGAAAGACGCGCTCGCCAACCCCAAGGCAGTCAACTACCTCGTGGGCCTGGTTATGAAGGAGACCCGGGGCCGCGCGGACCCAAAGCTAGCCAGGAAGCTCC
The Pyrolobus fumarii 1A DNA segment above includes these coding regions:
- a CDS encoding aldehyde ferredoxin oxidoreductase N-terminal domain-containing protein codes for the protein MQTYRVIEVDVSTGSWRLVEHPLGEILGPVDLGIEVHYRDETWRCDPLAPCNTLVLGLGPFTGSPLFGSNRGVAVFRSPLSRTLHVSTVGGIGYKMRGMGAHAIVIRGAAKEPSVLIIEGDETGVKRVTVEALGTDVWRVYGKCGVYSLAGHLIAEHRDLFKTLKPVVLVAGPASLTTRAGAIVAVHYDPVTLEVIRGFVDVAGRGGPGTVMARAHGIVGIVAGGTWRPESINPRLSNRKLIESIARSVAGEPYGKLVTEKTRKYRFDERLGTGGTFGVNYVHYRDLIPMLGYASVYLEKVARLKLYEAVAEYFWKPFQEEAGTNPKKWRTCGEPCPANCKKLVKGTKVDYEPFNALGPFSAIIVFEETRRLVELADEAGVDAIEAGYWVAWVLELAARGVIEPRDACLDERPCWDPILLAEKPRECSARNARLARIILEKILHEGGRGCPVLQLIAERGLRGAARELAERLDTDPRSYTVYAAFGEEGYMTLNLYWTPGLVAPVYVTGKYWTNYSPTFMEPEEFAKTAYERIINEYLVDNAGFCRFHRGWLEKLIQAMYREILGVDKNLREHARRMYARIALYSRLAKAEPSHWETARTRDLVATIAAETGHTQWAERMVKDPRAALDWWERFKRELDKQIGVMQQDA
- a CDS encoding RsmB/NOP family class I SAM-dependent RNA methyltransferase — protein: MPTSWRLTAVAVHLSLLEMERVKPAAWAARRVLKRLGLAGKPVDRFVTGVVTGVARSIGLVDRVCERLWPGVCQGNPRARAALRALVYIALIDDKMRGVAREKLLEELSRIATKTAGISDPLGRLRGVKLEDVADPVEARWRVARWIYEGLVEAWGRDEAESILGWFSGGRSIHWLRVNTLRVDDPERVIGAVLGSARGRASVSRRVPNVVAVRGPLPQPVTHMLDEGILVAQDESAAAAPYLLRPKPRETIVDMCAAPGGKTSLLAEITRLRARIVSVEVSASRARAMRERLERLGADNVEVLVMDGRRAPEELGEGIADAVLLDPPCTSTGVLDKSPDARWQEPEALERLSRLQWELLEASWRLLRRGGRLLYVTCSLLPEENEEIIKRFLAEHPEARLEPLHSPYEPSPLLPGAMRAWPHRHETGGMFYALLWKR
- a CDS encoding deoxyribonuclease IV; this translates as MPERIRFGPAGKPVGMKSGDYVKAIEYVANEGLDALEYEAVRGVRISEKKAVEIKRAALEHGILLSMHAPYFINLASPNEDTVKKSQQRLLDALKAANWMGAYVVVFHPGYYKDNPSKEAALKRVIENLKPVVEQAKQLGIKGVELGPETTGKRAQVGDIDEVITICREVEMCRPVVDWAHIYARYRGQHVTSIDQVLKVIEKIEKELGSRAVNPLHTHFSRIEYGEGGEREHHTLDEAEYGPEFRIVCEAYKQAGIRAVIISESPILDQDALKMKKICCEELGYC
- the gatB gene encoding Asp-tRNA(Asn)/Glu-tRNA(Gln) amidotransferase subunit GatB, whose translation is MVPLALRGCGWCPRPGNQVLPSHDDVKIGLEIHVQLTRLKTKLFCSCSADYRGAPPNTHVCPVCLGLPGSLPVVNEEALKLAIMTCLALNGKVARELRFVRKHYFYPDLPKSYQISQYDGPGGEPICKGGWVEYEYKGERRRARIRRINLEEDPGRIVLPGAVSPRLAPYVLVDYNRSGVALLEIVTEPDFREPGEARAFLEKLRSILEHLEVCDCGLEGALRVDANVSVGGGARVEIKNIGSIRDVERALAYEIARQKKLLEAGGTVRRETRHWDPVRRVTYTARAKEYEEDYRYMPDPNLPPIPIPESLVEKIRAEMPELPDQRLERMTRQYGIPAHIVRQMLVWKKLADFYEDVVKLYPENPSRTAAFLVNDMLGWLKESDLAELYTRVKPEHVAKLMRMLDEGKISLRQAKELIKPLLETGEDPEKLAEKLGMTRITDESYLRQVVEKVIRENPKAVKDALANPKAVNYLVGLVMKETRGRADPKLARKLLEEKLEEMRKANQ